The sequence CGCCGCAATGTCGCCGAGGGCGGCCGCCCCTTCGCCACCGTCATCGTCAAGGACGGCGAGATCCTCGCCGAGAGCCCCAACCGGGTCGCGCAGACGAACGACCCGACCGCGCACGCGGAGATCCTCGCCGTCCGTGAGGCCTGCGTGAAGCTGGGCACCGAGCACCTCACCGGCACGACCGTCTACGTCCTCGCCCACCCCTGCCCGATGTGCCTGGGCTCGCTGTACTACTGCTCCCCGGACGAGGTCGTCTTCCTCACCACCCGCGACGCCTACGAGCCGCACTACGTCGACGACCGCAAGTACTTCGAACTGGACACCTTCTACGAGGAGTTCGGCAAGAACTGGGACGAGCGCCGGCTGCCGATGCGGTACGAGCCGCGCGAGGACGCGGTGGAGGTCTACCGGATGTGGCAGCGTCACAACGGCGGCGAACGCCGCGTCGCCGGCGCCCCCACCGCGGGCTGACAGGCACCCCCACCACCGGCTGACAGCCACCCCCGCCGTCGGTCGACCGACGCCCCCCACCGCCGGTCGACCGGCGCGCCGGACGGCAGGGTCCGGGCGGAGCGAGCCCCTACGGCAGCGGCTGCTCCGCCCAGATGATCTTGCCGTTCGGCGTGTAGCGGGTGCCCCAGCGGTCGGCGACCTGGGCCACCAGGAACAGGCCCCGGCCGCCCTCGTCGGTGCTCGCCGCGTAGCGCAGGTGCGGGGAGGTCGTGCTGCGGTCGGAGACCTCGCAGATCAGGGTGCGGTCGCGCAGCAGCCGTACCCCGATCGGGGGCCGCCCGTAGCGGATGGCGTTGGTGACCAGCTCGCTGAGGATCAGCTCGGTCGTGAACGCCAGCTCCTCAAGGCCCCACGCGTCCAGCGCCCGGGTGACCGAGGAGCGCACCTCGGAGACGGCCGCCGGATCGGACGGCACCTCCCACTCGGCCACCTGGTCCGGACCCAGCACCCGGGTGCGGGCCACGATCAGCGCCACATCGTCGCTCGGCCGGGCCGGCATCCGCTCCAGCACGGTACGGCAGGTCGTCTCCGGAGAGCCGTCCGGCGACGAGCGCAGGGCGTCGCCCAGCAGCTCCAGGCCGACGTCGATGTCCCGCTCCCGGTCCTCCACCAGGCCGTCCGTGTACAGCACCAGCCTGCTGCCCTCGCCCAGCTCCAGATCGACCGTCTCGAACGGCAGTCCGCCGAGGCCCAGCGGCGGCCCGGCCGGCATCTCCGGGAACTCCACCCGCCCGTCCGGACGCACCAGCGCGGGCGGCGGATGCCCCGCGCGGGCCATGGTGCACCGCCGCGACACCGGGTCGTACACCGCGTACAGACAGGTCGCCCCGGTCACCGCGGCGCCCTCGTCCGGGTTCTCGTCCTGGTCGATCCGGCCCACCAGTTCGTCCAGCAGACCGAGCAGTTCATCGGGGGGCAGGTCCAGCGCGGAGAAGTTGTGCACGGCCGTGCGCAGCCGCCCCATGGTCGCCGCCGCGTGCAGCCCGTGCCCCACCACGTCCCCCACCACGAGCGCCACCCGCGCCCCGGACAGCGGCAGCACGTCGAACCAGTCGCCGCCCACCCCGGACTGCGCCGGCAGATACCGGTACGCGATCTCCAGCGCGCCCTGCTCGGGCAGCGTCCGCGGCAGCAGGCTGCGCTGGAGCGTGACCGCCATGCTGTGCTCGCGCGTGTACCGGCGGGCGTTGTCGATGGACACCGCGGCCCGCGCCACCAGCTCCTCGGCGAGCGCCAGCTCCTCGGTGTCGAACGGCTGCGGCTTCTCCGAACGCCAGAAGTTCGCCACGCCCAGCACCAGGCTGCCCGCCCGCAGCGGCACGGTGATCAGCGAGTGGATGCCGTACTCCACCACCTTGTCGGTGCGCTCCGGCTCCTGCGCCCGCCAGCCCGGCGCGTCGCGCAGCCGCGGCTCCACCACCGACTGCCCGGTCGTCAGGCTGTGCGCCTGCGGCGAGGTCGCCACGAACCGGATCCGGTGCTCCACCGG is a genomic window of Streptomyces sp. WP-1 containing:
- a CDS encoding nucleoside deaminase, encoding MDFVQRTIDLARRNVAEGGRPFATVIVKDGEILAESPNRVAQTNDPTAHAEILAVREACVKLGTEHLTGTTVYVLAHPCPMCLGSLYYCSPDEVVFLTTRDAYEPHYVDDRKYFELDTFYEEFGKNWDERRLPMRYEPREDAVEVYRMWQRHNGGERRVAGAPTAG
- a CDS encoding SpoIIE family protein phosphatase/ATP-binding protein — its product is MLWAAVTGRSVAGQVFVLQVVIVLLLVVSAVVAQVLQVRHDSETEARNRSLAVAQTFANAPGTAAALRSPDPTAILQPKAEAARKATGVDFIVVMNTQGIRYTHPRPDRIGKKFVGTIGPAVAGGTVVEKVNGTLGPLVQSVVPVKDANGTVVGLVSAGITTAHVGGAADQQLPLLLAAAAAALALATAGTALVSRRLLRQTHGLGPYEMTRMYEHHDAVLHAVREGVLIVGRDGRLLLANDEAQRLLDLPRNAERRHVLELGLDDDTARLLASGRVATDEVHLVKDRLLAINQRPTELRGGPAGSVTTLRDSTELRAVSGRAEVARERLNMLYDAGVGIGTSLDVTRTAGELAELAVPRFADFATVDLFEPVLNGEEPRPGSDLRRVACAGIREDSPLYPVEHRIRFVATSPQAHSLTTGQSVVEPRLRDAPGWRAQEPERTDKVVEYGIHSLITVPLRAGSLVLGVANFWRSEKPQPFDTEELALAEELVARAAVSIDNARRYTREHSMAVTLQRSLLPRTLPEQGALEIAYRYLPAQSGVGGDWFDVLPLSGARVALVVGDVVGHGLHAAATMGRLRTAVHNFSALDLPPDELLGLLDELVGRIDQDENPDEGAAVTGATCLYAVYDPVSRRCTMARAGHPPPALVRPDGRVEFPEMPAGPPLGLGGLPFETVDLELGEGSRLVLYTDGLVEDRERDIDVGLELLGDALRSSPDGSPETTCRTVLERMPARPSDDVALIVARTRVLGPDQVAEWEVPSDPAAVSEVRSSVTRALDAWGLEELAFTTELILSELVTNAIRYGRPPIGVRLLRDRTLICEVSDRSTTSPHLRYAASTDEGGRGLFLVAQVADRWGTRYTPNGKIIWAEQPLP